Proteins found in one Paenibacillus dendritiformis genomic segment:
- a CDS encoding ABC transporter ATP-binding protein: MTAKLVLENINKQYGEGDTTVMALKNVSLQVDEGEFVAVVGPSGSGKSTFLSIAGALLTPTSGRLLISGSDIANISARRLNRVRLENIGFVFQSSNLVPYLTVLDQLMLIGKLGRQGKREAEQKAVQLLSEVGLEHRLHHYPDKLSGGERQRVAIARALMNDPGVILADEPTASLDSTRGRAVVEMLASEVRSRRIAAVMVTHDERVLDLCDRVITIKDGMLSEEKRPGA; the protein is encoded by the coding sequence ATGACAGCCAAGCTTGTATTGGAAAATATCAATAAGCAGTATGGCGAAGGGGATACGACGGTAATGGCTTTGAAAAATGTATCCCTGCAAGTCGATGAAGGGGAATTTGTCGCCGTCGTCGGTCCGTCCGGCTCAGGAAAGAGCACCTTTCTGTCGATCGCGGGAGCGCTGTTGACTCCGACGAGTGGCCGCCTCCTCATCAGCGGCTCCGACATCGCCAATATATCGGCCCGCCGTCTGAATCGCGTTCGCCTTGAGAATATCGGATTCGTGTTTCAATCCTCGAATCTGGTGCCGTATTTGACGGTGCTGGATCAGTTGATGCTGATAGGCAAGCTTGGACGACAGGGAAAAAGGGAAGCGGAACAAAAGGCGGTGCAGCTTCTGAGCGAGGTGGGGCTGGAGCATCGGCTACATCATTACCCCGACAAGCTCTCCGGCGGGGAGCGCCAGCGGGTTGCGATCGCCCGCGCTTTAATGAATGATCCCGGCGTTATTCTGGCTGACGAGCCGACGGCCAGTCTTGATTCGACGCGCGGAAGAGCCGTCGTGGAGATGCTCGCTTCCGAGGTCCGTTCCCGGCGCATAGCGGCTGTAATGGTCACGCACGACGAGCGTGTGCTTGATTTATGCGATCGCGTCATTACGATCAAGGACGGCATGCTGAGTGAAGAGAAGCGGCCCGGCGCTTAA
- a CDS encoding ABC transporter permease encodes MFLAVRELKHARARFLLIGFIMVMIASLTLIISGLANGLSDDNASAIKRMKADFLVYQSDTEFKLSRSSLPRERLAQVAEQDCVHEATPLAQTMLTLTWDGSERKSDVTLFAIDTKGMLMPPIVEGASPVVNDAHEVVVDRSLKKDGVKLGDTLTIPDTKATLKVVGFAEGQTFSHTPVIYMDMKSMDAMMDTLGRQAPPYNAIAIKGDPSVPDTLASHIDGVETATLKEAMSGIPGFKEEQGSLSMMIGFLVVIAAFVQAVFFYVITLQKTNQYGIIKAIGASTSYLARILIGQVLLLAVVAVVISIGLTFGLSFILPAGMPFELGGKVLATYSVMLVLVSVLGALLSLRRIAQVDAMEAIGRVE; translated from the coding sequence ATGTTTTTAGCGGTGCGGGAATTGAAGCATGCCCGAGCCCGGTTTTTGCTGATCGGGTTCATTATGGTCATGATTGCTTCCTTAACATTAATCATCTCCGGTCTGGCGAACGGCCTCTCGGACGATAATGCGTCCGCGATCAAGCGCATGAAGGCGGATTTCCTCGTGTACCAGTCCGATACAGAGTTCAAGCTGTCGCGCTCCTCCTTGCCGAGAGAGCGGTTGGCGCAAGTCGCCGAGCAGGACTGCGTGCATGAAGCGACGCCGCTTGCGCAGACGATGCTGACGCTGACCTGGGACGGATCGGAGCGGAAGTCCGATGTGACGTTGTTCGCAATTGATACAAAAGGGATGCTGATGCCTCCGATCGTGGAAGGAGCATCCCCGGTGGTGAACGATGCGCATGAAGTGGTGGTTGACCGCTCTCTGAAAAAAGATGGAGTGAAGCTCGGTGATACGTTGACCATCCCAGATACGAAGGCAACCTTGAAGGTCGTAGGCTTTGCGGAAGGGCAGACATTCAGTCATACGCCTGTCATCTATATGGATATGAAGAGTATGGATGCAATGATGGACACATTGGGCCGGCAAGCCCCGCCTTATAACGCGATTGCGATAAAAGGGGACCCGTCGGTTCCGGATACGCTAGCTTCCCACATCGACGGCGTCGAGACGGCGACGCTGAAGGAGGCGATGTCAGGCATCCCCGGTTTCAAGGAAGAACAAGGCTCTTTATCGATGATGATCGGTTTCCTCGTCGTCATCGCCGCTTTTGTGCAAGCTGTTTTCTTCTATGTTATTACTTTGCAAAAAACGAATCAGTACGGCATCATCAAGGCGATTGGGGCGAGCACCTCGTACTTGGCGCGGATTCTTATCGGACAAGTCCTGCTGCTGGCGGTCGTCGCCGTTGTGATCAGCATTGGATTGACCTTCGGCCTTAGCTTCATATTGCCAGCCGGCATGCCATTCGAGCTCGGCGGCAAGGTTCTGGCCACGTACTCGGTGATGCTCGTGCTTGTGTCAGTGCTCGGAGCATTGTTGTCCTTGCGGCGCATCGCGCAGGTCGACGCCATGGAAGCGATAGGGAGGGTGGAGTAA
- a CDS encoding carbohydrate-binding module family 20 domain-containing protein — protein MAYGTTDILYSNDDALVYKRQFFDKQVIVAVNRQPDRSVSVPALTTTLPAGTYADALDGLLYGRTMTVVDQNGTLQIPAFTLAGGEVSVWSHNPQADPAEPHIGDIVSTMGRPGNTVYIYGTGLGGSAAVAFGSQQAAVVAAQDNRIAAMVPNVQAGEYAITVTKGGKTSNPFRYQVLGGDQVQVIFHVNKATQPGQNVYVVGDIAELGAWNPDKALDSFMNPNYPDWFLPVSVPAGATFQFKFIIKDAAGHVTWEGGANRMFTATSNPTGTSDTPVYTWQP, from the coding sequence TTGGCATACGGGACGACCGATATTTTGTACAGCAATGACGATGCGCTCGTCTACAAGCGCCAGTTCTTCGACAAGCAGGTCATTGTCGCCGTGAACCGGCAGCCGGATCGTTCCGTATCCGTCCCGGCCTTGACGACGACCCTGCCGGCGGGAACCTATGCCGATGCATTGGACGGCTTGCTGTATGGCCGGACAATGACCGTCGTTGATCAGAACGGAACGCTTCAGATTCCGGCCTTTACGCTTGCTGGCGGCGAAGTCAGCGTCTGGTCGCATAATCCGCAAGCCGATCCTGCGGAACCGCATATCGGCGATATCGTCTCAACGATGGGCCGGCCAGGCAACACCGTCTATATTTATGGAACCGGCTTGGGCGGTTCGGCAGCGGTCGCGTTCGGTTCTCAGCAGGCTGCGGTCGTAGCCGCACAGGATAACCGGATCGCGGCGATGGTGCCGAATGTGCAGGCCGGCGAGTACGCGATTACCGTCACCAAGGGCGGCAAGACAAGCAACCCGTTCCGGTACCAGGTGCTGGGCGGGGATCAAGTGCAGGTCATTTTCCACGTCAATAAGGCGACGCAGCCGGGACAGAATGTCTATGTCGTTGGCGACATTGCCGAACTGGGGGCCTGGAATCCGGACAAGGCGCTCGATTCGTTCATGAATCCGAATTATCCGGACTGGTTCCTGCCGGTTAGCGTCCCGGCCGGGGCAACATTCCAGTTCAAATTCATCATCAAAGACGCGGCAGGCCATGTCACCTGGGAGGGCGGAGCGAACCGCATGTTTACCGCCACATCGAACCCAACGGGAACAAGCGACACTCCGGTGTACACTTGGCAGCCGTAG
- a CDS encoding alpha-amylase family glycosyl hydrolase — protein MTMNRFMKKLFSMFLALALIVGYTAAYPLPADAAASGQSLGPVTSKDVIYQILTDRFYDGDPANNIPPGTPPELFNDDNGDGRGDGTDLNKYQGGDWKGMQEKIPYLKNMGITAVWISAPYENRENLITGMYASYHGYHARNYFATNPHFGKMQDFTALVDALHDNGIKVVIDFVTNHSGPRPDGDGVLYEPDRDSSGQYVFDPDGNPIDYNGDGKVENRIADILNDTNGFFHHEGNRPDSDTSQFGYRHKELASLADYSQENGVVIEHLEKAGKFWKAKGIDGFRHDATLHMNPAFVKGFKDAIDSAPGGPVTHFGEFFIGRPDPKYDEYRTFPDRTGVNNLDFEYYNANRQALGEFSRSMSDFGQMLVQTSADYMAENQAVTFIDNHDVSRFRYIQPNDKPYHASLAVLLTSRGIPNLYYGTEQYLNPDHGGSDAGRLFLQTAAPRP, from the coding sequence ATGACGATGAATCGGTTCATGAAGAAGCTATTCTCTATGTTCTTGGCGCTAGCCCTGATCGTTGGCTATACGGCGGCCTATCCTCTGCCCGCAGACGCCGCGGCGTCCGGACAATCGTTAGGGCCGGTGACATCGAAGGATGTCATTTATCAAATTTTGACGGATCGCTTCTATGACGGAGATCCCGCGAACAACATTCCCCCAGGCACACCCCCGGAGCTGTTCAACGATGACAACGGGGATGGACGCGGCGACGGAACCGATCTCAACAAATATCAAGGCGGCGATTGGAAAGGTATGCAGGAGAAAATCCCGTACCTGAAAAATATGGGCATTACGGCGGTGTGGATCTCCGCTCCGTACGAGAACCGGGAGAACCTGATCACCGGCATGTACGCGTCCTATCATGGCTATCATGCGCGGAATTACTTCGCTACCAACCCTCATTTCGGGAAAATGCAGGACTTCACGGCGCTGGTCGATGCGCTCCATGACAACGGGATCAAGGTGGTTATCGATTTCGTGACCAACCATTCCGGTCCGCGGCCGGACGGCGACGGCGTGCTGTATGAACCGGATCGCGACAGCTCCGGCCAGTATGTGTTCGACCCGGACGGCAACCCAATCGATTACAACGGCGACGGCAAGGTCGAGAACCGAATCGCCGACATCCTCAACGATACGAACGGCTTTTTCCATCATGAAGGGAACCGGCCGGACAGCGATACATCCCAATTCGGGTACCGGCATAAGGAATTGGCCTCGCTCGCCGACTATTCCCAGGAGAACGGCGTCGTCATCGAACATTTGGAGAAGGCGGGCAAGTTCTGGAAGGCGAAGGGCATTGACGGCTTTCGCCATGATGCCACGCTGCACATGAACCCGGCCTTTGTAAAAGGATTCAAGGATGCGATCGATTCTGCCCCAGGCGGTCCGGTGACCCACTTCGGGGAATTTTTCATTGGCCGGCCTGATCCGAAGTATGACGAATACCGAACGTTCCCGGATCGGACAGGCGTCAACAATCTGGACTTCGAATATTACAATGCGAACCGGCAAGCGCTTGGCGAGTTCAGCAGAAGCATGAGCGATTTCGGACAAATGCTCGTGCAGACGAGCGCGGACTATATGGCAGAAAATCAGGCCGTCACCTTTATCGACAATCATGACGTGTCGCGCTTCCGCTATATCCAGCCGAATGACAAGCCCTATCATGCTTCTCTGGCCGTGCTGCTTACCTCGCGCGGAATCCCGAACCTTTATTATGGCACGGAGCAATACTTGAATCCGGACCATGGCGGGTCGGATGCAGGCCGTTTGTTCCTGCAGACGGCGGCGCCGAGACCGTAG
- the ligA gene encoding NAD-dependent DNA ligase LigA: protein MEQLVAELNRYNYHYYTLDNPVISDKEYDALYDELAALEKETGTIHPDSPTQRVGGELLKGFAPHRHLARLWSLDKAQSADDLYTWHQRVLRLIQDYNTKNPDREPLPDPAYVVELKYDGLTLNLTYTDGKLVQAATRGNGTVGESILPQVRTIRSIPLTIPYKEGTIEVQGEGLMNLSVLEAYNKTAAEPLKNARNAAAGALRNLNPQVTAQRKLNAFFYNIGYADQLAFQTHQEMMAFLKDNHFKVNPYISYFDSIEAVHAELEQIQERRLTLDYLIDGAVVKITDMRTREALGYTDKFPRWAIAFKFEAEETTTVLEEVNWEVGRTGKITPVARVEPVELAGVTVQNCTLNNIGDIERKNLKYALGSRVFIRRSNDVIPEILGKVTEEQDGEEIVFPTHCPSCGSELEMRGAHLFCNNKLNCKPQIVGRIVHFASRDAMDIETFSIMTAEQIYNELDVHDPSDLYTLTFDQLVGLNRFGEKKANNLLQAIEASKTRDLSAFLFALGIPNTGKTTTRALAEHFGTLEGVMNATREELIAVPDVGDIVADSIVSFFEDEVNKMSVQRLLEFGVHPQPIEKPKPVSTDSYFYGKTVVLTGTLHLMTREEATAKLEACGAKVTGSVSKKTDLVVAGEKAGSKLAKAEQLGIPVITDENELVRLLQEAMPAE from the coding sequence ATGGAACAACTCGTGGCGGAATTGAACCGGTACAATTACCATTACTATACGCTCGACAATCCGGTGATCAGCGACAAGGAATATGATGCCCTGTATGACGAATTGGCCGCACTGGAAAAAGAAACAGGCACCATCCACCCCGATTCGCCAACCCAGCGCGTGGGCGGGGAACTGCTGAAAGGCTTCGCCCCGCACCGCCATCTGGCGCGGCTGTGGAGTCTGGACAAGGCCCAGTCGGCAGACGATCTGTACACCTGGCATCAACGGGTGCTGCGGCTGATTCAGGATTACAACACCAAGAATCCGGATCGGGAGCCGCTCCCGGATCCCGCTTATGTTGTCGAGTTGAAATACGACGGGCTGACGCTCAATCTGACGTATACGGACGGCAAGCTGGTCCAGGCGGCGACGCGGGGCAACGGCACCGTCGGCGAGTCGATTCTGCCGCAAGTACGAACGATCCGTTCCATTCCGTTGACCATTCCTTACAAGGAAGGGACGATAGAGGTACAGGGCGAGGGGCTTATGAACCTCTCCGTGCTGGAGGCGTATAACAAGACCGCCGCCGAGCCGCTCAAAAATGCGCGCAACGCCGCAGCCGGCGCCCTTCGCAACCTGAATCCGCAAGTCACGGCGCAGCGGAAGCTGAACGCGTTCTTCTACAATATCGGTTACGCGGATCAACTGGCCTTCCAGACCCATCAAGAGATGATGGCGTTCTTGAAGGACAATCATTTCAAGGTCAATCCGTATATCTCCTACTTCGATTCGATCGAAGCGGTGCATGCCGAGCTGGAGCAAATCCAGGAACGGCGCCTGACGCTCGATTATCTGATCGACGGGGCGGTCGTCAAGATTACTGATATGCGCACCCGGGAGGCCTTGGGCTACACCGACAAATTCCCGCGCTGGGCGATCGCCTTCAAATTCGAGGCGGAAGAGACGACGACCGTGCTCGAAGAGGTCAACTGGGAAGTCGGCCGCACCGGGAAGATCACTCCGGTCGCGCGGGTCGAGCCGGTGGAGCTGGCCGGCGTGACCGTCCAGAACTGCACCTTGAACAACATCGGAGACATCGAGCGCAAAAACTTGAAATACGCCCTCGGCTCGCGCGTATTTATCCGGCGTTCCAACGACGTCATCCCGGAGATTCTCGGCAAAGTGACGGAGGAGCAGGATGGGGAAGAGATCGTGTTCCCGACGCACTGCCCGTCCTGCGGATCGGAGCTGGAGATGCGCGGGGCCCATCTGTTCTGCAACAACAAGCTGAACTGCAAGCCGCAGATTGTCGGGCGGATCGTGCACTTCGCGTCCCGGGACGCGATGGACATCGAGACGTTCAGCATTATGACGGCCGAGCAGATTTACAATGAGCTGGACGTCCATGATCCGTCGGATCTGTACACGCTGACGTTCGATCAACTTGTTGGCCTGAACCGGTTCGGAGAAAAGAAGGCCAATAATTTGCTCCAGGCGATCGAAGCGAGCAAGACGCGCGACCTGTCTGCGTTTCTGTTCGCCCTCGGTATTCCGAATACCGGGAAGACGACGACCCGAGCGCTTGCGGAGCATTTCGGCACGCTGGAGGGCGTCATGAATGCGACGCGGGAGGAGCTTATCGCTGTTCCGGATGTCGGAGATATCGTCGCAGACAGCATCGTCTCGTTCTTCGAGGATGAAGTAAACAAGATGAGTGTCCAGCGCCTGCTCGAATTCGGCGTGCATCCGCAGCCGATCGAGAAGCCGAAGCCGGTCAGCACGGATTCCTACTTCTACGGCAAGACGGTCGTGTTGACCGGAACGCTGCATCTCATGACGCGGGAAGAAGCGACCGCGAAGCTGGAAGCGTGCGGCGCCAAAGTAACCGGGAGCGTGTCCAAGAAGACGGATCTCGTCGTCGCCGGCGAGAAGGCCGGCAGCAAGCTGGCGAAGGCAGAGCAGTTGGGCATCCCCGTCATTACGGACGAGAATGAGCTGGTCCGTCTGCTGCAAGAGGCGATGCCTGCCGAATAA